One region of Actinomycetota bacterium genomic DNA includes:
- a CDS encoding META domain-containing protein: protein MSIRQATMTTAIVMALAMTAIVLPGCGTADAPVDLDGTEWRLVGWSDTEVDPTPHEITLSLADGQASGRAPVNSYTGGFEFTPEGAFSTSEIAQTLMAGSDEAMQAETVYMGLLGSVDSFRMEGANLVLVGDGTDLLEFEPVQ, encoded by the coding sequence ATGAGCATCAGACAGGCTACGATGACCACGGCGATCGTGATGGCGCTTGCCATGACAGCGATCGTTCTACCGGGTTGCGGCACCGCTGACGCACCGGTCGACCTCGATGGCACCGAGTGGCGTCTTGTCGGCTGGTCTGACACCGAGGTGGATCCGACACCGCACGAGATCACCCTTTCGCTCGCCGACGGACAGGCGAGCGGACGGGCCCCGGTCAACTCCTACACCGGCGGCTTCGAGTTCACGCCTGAGGGCGCCTTCAGTACCTCCGAGATCGCTCAGACGCTGATGGCCGGCTCCGACGAGGCCATGCAGGCCGAGACCGTCTACATGGGGCTGCTGGGCAGCGTCGATTCCTTCCGCATGGAGGGTGCGAACCTGGTGCTCGTCGGCGATGGAACCGACCTGCTTGAGTTCGAGCCCGTGCAGTAG